Proteins encoded within one genomic window of Pseudomonas cannabina:
- a CDS encoding potassium channel family protein, with protein MIAVTLINALIITTVVIVHYECLLRLNQLMPRLNLWHRFRMVFGVLGALVAHAIQVWIFALGYYLMNRSDSLGRLTGNFDGSFMDSVYFSFTTFTTIGFGDITPTGPLKYLTGLEALTGLVLITWTASFLFIEMQKYWSTHADRSAGADRRASSKRL; from the coding sequence ATGATCGCTGTCACATTGATCAACGCCCTGATCATCACCACAGTGGTCATCGTTCATTACGAATGCCTGCTGCGCCTGAACCAACTGATGCCCAGACTCAACCTCTGGCATCGGTTCAGGATGGTCTTCGGCGTATTGGGCGCGCTGGTCGCCCATGCCATCCAAGTCTGGATATTCGCGCTGGGCTATTACCTGATGAACCGCTCGGACTCGCTGGGTCGTCTCACCGGCAATTTCGACGGCAGCTTCATGGATTCGGTGTACTTCTCGTTCACGACGTTCACCACCATCGGTTTTGGCGACATCACGCCCACTGGCCCGCTCAAATACCTGACTGGACTCGAAGCCCTGACGGGCCTGGTGCTCATCACCTGGACGGCGTCATTCCTGTTTATCGAGATGCAGAAGTACTGGAGCACACACGCCGACCGTTCGGCGGGCGCAGACCGACGGGCATCAAGCAAAAGGCTTTAA
- a CDS encoding ribonucleotide-diphosphate reductase subunit beta, producing MLSWDEFDKEDGEVVAKATNAGHANEANMDRLDSAGGLAAQEARAVTAADSAALIRAKKALDALDVAEGLAELEGASARVAVDEKMMINCRADLNQLVPFKYDWAWQKYLDGCANHWMPQEVNMTADIALWKNPEGLTDDERRIVMRNLGFFSTADSLVANNLVLAVYRLITNPECRQYILRQAFEEAIHTHAYQYCIESLAMDEGEIFNMYHEIPSVAKKAAWGLKYTRSISDPKFETGTVDTDKELLRNLIAYYCVLEGIFFYCGFTQILSMGRRNKMTGVAEQFQYILRDESMHLNFGIDVINQIKIENPHLWDAEMKEEATQMILQGTQLEIEYARDTMPRGVLGMNAAMMEDYLKFIANRRLSQIGLKEEYPGTTNPFPWMSEIMDLKKEKNFFETRVIEYQTGGALSWD from the coding sequence ATGCTGAGCTGGGACGAATTCGATAAGGAAGACGGCGAAGTAGTCGCCAAAGCGACCAACGCCGGTCATGCCAACGAAGCCAACATGGACCGCCTCGACAGCGCCGGTGGCTTGGCTGCGCAAGAAGCACGCGCCGTCACCGCCGCCGACTCCGCTGCCCTGATCCGCGCCAAGAAAGCGCTGGACGCACTGGACGTCGCTGAAGGTCTGGCCGAACTCGAAGGCGCCAGCGCCCGCGTCGCCGTTGATGAAAAAATGATGATCAACTGCCGCGCTGACCTCAACCAGCTCGTGCCTTTCAAGTACGACTGGGCCTGGCAGAAATACCTGGACGGTTGCGCAAACCACTGGATGCCGCAAGAAGTCAACATGACCGCCGACATCGCCCTCTGGAAAAACCCGGAAGGCCTGACCGACGACGAGCGCCGCATCGTCATGCGCAACCTCGGCTTCTTCTCCACCGCCGACTCACTGGTTGCCAACAACCTGGTGCTGGCCGTGTACCGCCTGATCACCAACCCGGAATGCCGCCAGTACATCCTGCGCCAGGCCTTCGAAGAAGCGATCCACACCCACGCTTACCAGTACTGCATCGAATCGCTGGCCATGGATGAAGGCGAGATCTTCAACATGTACCACGAGATTCCGTCGGTCGCGAAAAAGGCAGCCTGGGGCCTGAAATACACCCGTTCGATCTCCGATCCGAAGTTCGAAACCGGCACCGTCGACACCGACAAAGAGTTGCTGCGCAACCTGATCGCCTACTACTGCGTATTAGAAGGCATCTTCTTCTACTGCGGCTTCACCCAGATCCTCTCCATGGGCCGCCGCAACAAAATGACCGGCGTCGCCGAGCAGTTCCAGTACATTCTGCGCGACGAATCCATGCACTTGAACTTCGGCATCGACGTGATCAACCAGATCAAAATCGAAAACCCGCACCTGTGGGATGCCGAGATGAAAGAAGAAGCCACGCAAATGATCCTGCAAGGCACCCAGTTGGAAATCGAATACGCCCGCGACACCATGCCCCGCGGCGTATTGGGGATGAACGCGGCGATGATGGAGGACTACCTGAAATTCATCGCAAACCGTCGTTTGAGCCAGATTGGGCTGAAGGAAGAGTATCCTGGGACGACGAATCCGTTTCCTTGGATGAGCGAGATCATGGACTTGAAGAAAGAGAAGAATTTCTTTGAGACTCGGGTTATTGAGTATCAGACGGGTGGGGCGTTGAGCTGGGATTGA
- a CDS encoding BON domain-containing protein gives MSDLTLRRTILDELEFLPHIDAAAIGVTIENGVVVLSGHVKTFAEKIAAERAVKSVKGVRAVAEELDVRVPSELYIDDSVIASRCLDLIHWNSASREQAIQIKVQRGWVTLEGDVEWQYQKEAAQKAINTLAGIAGLDNLLIVKPESVALDIKTLIDQALARSSELDASKIRVTAEGNQVTLEGYVHRWRERKAVEHAAWAVPGVKNVDNHLLIN, from the coding sequence ATGAGCGACCTGACGCTACGCAGAACGATTCTGGACGAGCTTGAGTTTTTGCCCCACATCGACGCTGCCGCGATTGGCGTCACGATTGAAAACGGCGTGGTGGTGCTCAGCGGGCATGTGAAAACCTTCGCCGAAAAAATCGCGGCCGAACGCGCAGTCAAGAGCGTCAAGGGCGTCAGAGCCGTGGCTGAAGAACTCGATGTGCGAGTGCCGAGCGAGCTCTACATTGACGACAGCGTGATCGCGTCGCGTTGCCTGGACCTGATTCACTGGAACAGCGCATCACGCGAGCAGGCCATTCAGATCAAGGTGCAGCGGGGATGGGTCACGCTTGAAGGCGATGTGGAGTGGCAGTACCAGAAAGAAGCCGCCCAAAAAGCCATCAACACCCTCGCTGGCATCGCGGGCCTCGACAACCTGCTGATCGTCAAACCTGAAAGCGTTGCCCTGGACATCAAGACATTGATCGATCAGGCACTGGCGCGAAGTTCGGAACTGGATGCCAGCAAAATTCGCGTCACCGCCGAAGGCAATCAAGTGACGCTTGAAGGCTACGTTCATCGATGGCGTGAACGCAAAGCCGTCGAGCATGCCGCCTGGGCAGTGCCGGGGGTTAAAAACGTCGACAACCATCTGCTCATCAACTGA
- a CDS encoding GNAT family N-acetyltransferase has product MPHTADILKRFDEETHDLTDGYWIEKLADGTPMLIRQLADKDRAREFTFLKDLGEDMAHFRFLGSFSDQAEVHDQLMDIDSRNRNAYLALAFENDALTEIGVARYGAYEGDVHCEFAVAVSKNWQRRGVATALLTRLMETATKKGFRKISSMDAARNEAMDELAKKMGFTCRVDEEHGPRVFHEYVLVM; this is encoded by the coding sequence ATGCCTCACACAGCAGACATCCTCAAACGTTTCGACGAAGAAACTCACGATCTGACCGACGGTTACTGGATCGAGAAATTAGCCGATGGAACCCCGATGCTGATTCGTCAGCTGGCAGATAAAGACCGAGCCAGGGAATTCACTTTTCTCAAGGATCTGGGCGAGGACATGGCGCATTTCCGCTTTCTGGGCTCTTTCAGCGATCAGGCAGAGGTGCACGATCAGCTCATGGACATCGACTCGCGAAATCGTAACGCCTACCTGGCACTGGCCTTCGAAAACGATGCACTGACGGAAATCGGCGTTGCGCGTTACGGCGCCTATGAAGGCGACGTTCATTGCGAGTTCGCCGTTGCAGTTTCCAAAAACTGGCAACGTCGAGGCGTAGCCACTGCGTTGCTGACACGCCTCATGGAAACAGCGACGAAGAAAGGCTTCCGCAAGATATCGTCGATGGACGCTGCCAGAAATGAGGCGATGGACGAACTGGCGAAGAAAATGGGTTTCACCTGCCGTGTGGACGAAGAACATGGACCGCGAGTTTTTCATGAGTACGTTCTGGTGATGTGA
- a CDS encoding IS5 family transposase: MQKTFSELEYTGKKKQTRRDRFLADLEQLVPWALLEAQVAPFYSNTAGKRGRPAIGVSRMLRMYVVQQCFGFSDEGCEDAVYDSQAIRGFMGIDLGRESAPDATTLLRFRRLLEVHQLTRLLFETINQHLASRGLLLKEGTIVDATLIAAPPSVKNREGKRDPEMHQARKGNQWHFGMKAHIGVDATSGLVHSVVGTAANVADVTQVGQLLHGDETYVSGDAGYTGAAKRPEHAERDVIWSIAERPSSYKQHGEGSVLYRVKRKIEYAKAQLRAKVEHPFQVIKVRFNHRKVRYRGLEKNTAQLFSLFGLANLMLAKRYLQQTAG, encoded by the coding sequence GTGCAGAAGACCTTCTCCGAACTCGAATATACCGGCAAGAAAAAGCAGACTCGCCGAGATCGCTTCCTGGCTGACCTTGAACAGTTGGTGCCCTGGGCCCTGCTGGAGGCGCAAGTGGCGCCGTTTTATAGCAACACCGCAGGCAAGCGCGGACGCCCTGCGATAGGGGTGTCGCGCATGTTGCGCATGTACGTCGTGCAGCAGTGTTTCGGTTTCTCCGATGAAGGTTGCGAAGATGCCGTCTACGACAGCCAGGCCATCCGCGGTTTTATGGGTATCGACCTGGGTCGCGAGTCTGCACCGGATGCCACCACCTTGCTGCGTTTTCGCCGCTTGCTGGAAGTCCATCAGCTAACCCGGCTGCTGTTTGAAACGATTAACCAGCATCTGGCCAGCCGGGGGCTGCTGCTCAAGGAAGGCACTATCGTCGACGCTACTCTGATCGCCGCGCCGCCCTCGGTCAAGAACCGAGAAGGCAAGCGTGATCCTGAGATGCATCAGGCCAGGAAAGGCAATCAATGGCACTTTGGGATGAAGGCCCACATTGGTGTAGACGCCACGTCGGGGCTGGTGCACAGCGTAGTAGGGACGGCCGCTAACGTGGCGGATGTCACCCAGGTTGGCCAGTTGCTTCACGGTGACGAAACCTATGTTTCGGGTGACGCTGGATACACCGGTGCGGCCAAGCGACCGGAGCATGCTGAACGGGACGTTATCTGGTCGATTGCAGAACGGCCAAGCAGTTACAAGCAGCACGGCGAAGGCAGCGTGCTGTATCGGGTCAAGCGCAAAATTGAATATGCCAAGGCGCAACTGCGTGCCAAGGTCGAGCACCCCTTCCAGGTAATCAAGGTGCGCTTCAATCATCGCAAGGTTCGCTACCGTGGGCTGGAAAAGAATACAGCGCAGTTGTTCAGTTTGTTTGGGTTGGCCAATCTGATGCTGGCCAAGCGGTATTTACAACAGACGGCAGGATAA
- a CDS encoding helix-turn-helix domain-containing protein: MTAHLAAINGSYLKAECSSCSVRELCLSVGMSVNDTDRLSAIIPQPVKVKKGAALYRAGDPLRSLYAVRFGFFKTTISSQDGRDQLTGFQMSGELLGCDAISNNRHVCDAIALEDSEVCPIRFTHLEHLSREMPSLQHNLNRVLSKEIVRDHQMLLLLGNLNAEERMAAFLLNLSGRMSSRGYSATAFVLRMTREDIASYLGLRLETICRAIANLRKLRIVSISGRQVEILDLDRLQALIHG, encoded by the coding sequence ATGACCGCCCATTTGGCAGCCATCAACGGTTCGTACCTCAAGGCAGAGTGCTCAAGTTGCAGTGTTCGAGAGCTGTGCCTTTCAGTCGGCATGAGCGTCAACGACACTGATCGCTTGTCCGCAATCATTCCTCAGCCCGTCAAAGTGAAAAAAGGCGCGGCGCTTTATCGCGCCGGCGATCCGTTGCGGTCGTTGTACGCGGTGCGTTTCGGTTTTTTCAAAACGACGATTTCTTCGCAGGACGGGCGCGACCAACTGACCGGCTTTCAGATGTCGGGAGAATTGCTGGGCTGTGACGCAATCAGCAACAACCGCCACGTATGCGACGCCATCGCACTGGAAGACAGCGAAGTGTGCCCTATTCGTTTCACCCATCTGGAACACCTGTCGCGAGAAATGCCCTCACTGCAGCACAACCTCAATCGCGTGCTGAGCAAAGAGATCGTCCGTGACCATCAGATGTTACTGCTGCTGGGCAACCTCAATGCAGAAGAGCGCATGGCCGCCTTCCTGCTCAACCTGTCCGGCCGAATGAGCAGCCGCGGCTATTCGGCGACAGCGTTTGTGTTGCGTATGACCCGCGAAGACATCGCCTCCTACCTTGGGTTACGACTTGAAACGATTTGTCGTGCCATCGCCAACTTGCGCAAACTGCGCATTGTCAGCATTTCCGGCCGTCAGGTAGAGATCCTCGACCTGGACCGCCTGCAAGCGTTGATTCACGGGTGA
- a CDS encoding IS1182-like element ISPsy6 family transposase, with translation MAYIQGESRSQTSLFPVSLEELIPEDHLVRVIDLYVARLDLVQLGFDKAIPKSTGRPAYDPADQLKLYLYGYFQRIRSSRRLEAECQRNIEVMWLINRLKPDFKTIADFRKNNKPAFIATCRAFVRFCRTAGLIAGELVAIDGSKFQAVASSRRHVNLKQLKRQEEKLDKRIAQYLAELDEADKAETTDSIDRSAIKVALAQLEARQQDNQSCQALMRSMGIEQFNTHESDARMMRTAKGPRVAYNVQTVVDAEHCLILHHEVTQDGDDRKQLEPMAKAAKAELQQDDLTVTADAGYSNGKQFQACEDASITAYVPPNRSKNPGSQEEQLFERKDFIYETGHDRFQCPAGKWLTLKQHNKGDRIYQAEVDDCANCALKTQCTRARRRYVSRHAHEEAFERMEQRMQAHPEMMANRRSIVEHPFGNLKQWLFGNGRFLLRQLEGTKAEMALAVNAYNLKRAIKVLGVRHLMALMG, from the coding sequence ATGGCCTACATCCAAGGTGAGTCCCGCAGCCAGACCAGCCTATTCCCGGTCTCGCTGGAAGAGTTGATCCCCGAGGATCACCTCGTTCGTGTCATTGACCTGTACGTTGCCAGGCTCGATCTGGTGCAACTGGGCTTCGATAAAGCGATTCCAAAAAGCACGGGGCGCCCTGCTTATGATCCCGCCGATCAGCTAAAACTCTACCTCTACGGCTATTTTCAGCGGATTCGCTCATCGCGACGTCTTGAAGCCGAGTGTCAGCGCAACATCGAAGTGATGTGGCTGATCAACCGGCTCAAGCCCGACTTCAAGACCATCGCCGATTTTCGCAAGAACAATAAACCCGCCTTCATCGCGACCTGCCGTGCTTTCGTTCGGTTTTGTCGCACGGCAGGCTTGATCGCCGGTGAGTTGGTGGCCATCGACGGCAGCAAGTTTCAGGCGGTCGCATCCTCACGGCGTCATGTGAATTTGAAGCAGCTCAAGCGCCAGGAAGAAAAACTGGATAAGCGCATCGCTCAGTATCTGGCCGAGCTGGATGAGGCCGACAAGGCTGAAACCACAGATTCAATTGATCGCAGCGCAATCAAGGTAGCCCTGGCACAGCTTGAGGCTCGACAACAGGATAATCAGAGTTGCCAGGCACTGATGCGTTCGATGGGCATCGAGCAGTTCAACACCCATGAAAGCGATGCCCGAATGATGCGCACGGCCAAAGGGCCACGTGTGGCCTACAACGTGCAAACCGTCGTGGACGCCGAGCATTGCCTGATTTTGCATCATGAGGTCACCCAAGATGGCGATGACCGAAAGCAACTGGAGCCGATGGCCAAGGCCGCCAAAGCAGAGTTACAGCAAGATGATCTGACGGTCACTGCCGATGCCGGCTACTCCAATGGCAAGCAGTTTCAGGCCTGCGAGGATGCTTCGATTACGGCCTATGTACCGCCCAATCGTTCGAAAAACCCTGGCAGTCAGGAAGAGCAGCTCTTTGAGCGAAAAGACTTTATCTATGAGACCGGACACGATCGTTTCCAGTGTCCGGCAGGCAAATGGTTAACGCTAAAACAGCACAACAAAGGTGATCGGATCTATCAGGCTGAGGTCGATGACTGCGCCAACTGCGCGCTGAAAACGCAATGCACTCGAGCCCGGCGCCGTTATGTCTCACGACATGCCCATGAAGAGGCTTTCGAGCGGATGGAGCAAAGAATGCAGGCGCATCCTGAGATGATGGCCAACCGAAGATCCATCGTTGAGCACCCCTTCGGCAACCTCAAGCAATGGCTATTTGGTAATGGCCGTTTCTTGCTGCGACAACTGGAGGGTACAAAAGCTGAAATGGCCTTGGCGGTGAATGCCTATAACCTGAAACGAGCGATTAAAGTGCTCGGTGTGCGCCATCTGATGGCTTTGATGGGCTGA
- a CDS encoding methyl-accepting chemotaxis protein: protein MIPIVMVALGGFLEMRQRSSISNTLAEHPKAFTSALVALTYSDNRGPQAQLDLAMLSEEARLQTALTRLADTGESVRQHAGRSAQLSLRQAESLDQQRSEADQSATAINQMAATIQEVTHNVQNTAHAAEEADKLAQQGRGLADESLLAIRHMANSVTDIGSAVGELADATQSIVSVVDVINAIAQQTNLLALNAAIEAARAGEQGRGFAVVADEVRSLASRTQSSTEQIQQIITSLRDNANRAVLTANKGEQISLESVASVEAVQKALDGISQAVSRITGMSQQMASASEEQSHVAENISQQITRIAQLCDQSAAQAQQGSQISTELEEMAQYLHSLAERFSR, encoded by the coding sequence ATGATTCCGATCGTGATGGTTGCCTTGGGCGGTTTCCTGGAAATGCGCCAGCGCAGCAGTATCAGCAACACGCTTGCAGAACATCCCAAAGCGTTCACCAGTGCGCTGGTCGCGCTGACTTACAGCGACAACCGTGGCCCGCAGGCGCAACTCGATCTGGCCATGCTCAGTGAAGAAGCGCGTTTGCAGACCGCATTGACGCGACTGGCCGACACCGGCGAAAGCGTTCGTCAGCATGCCGGGCGATCGGCGCAACTGTCGCTGCGTCAGGCAGAGTCGCTGGATCAGCAGCGCAGCGAAGCCGATCAATCGGCGACGGCGATCAACCAGATGGCCGCAACCATTCAGGAAGTGACCCACAACGTACAGAACACCGCCCATGCTGCCGAGGAAGCCGACAAGCTGGCGCAACAGGGACGCGGCCTGGCCGATGAGAGCCTGCTGGCGATTCGTCACATGGCCAATTCGGTCACCGACATCGGCAGCGCCGTGGGCGAGCTGGCTGACGCGACGCAGTCGATTGTCAGTGTGGTGGACGTGATCAACGCCATCGCTCAGCAAACCAACCTGCTGGCGCTCAATGCGGCCATTGAAGCGGCGCGCGCGGGTGAGCAGGGGCGTGGTTTTGCGGTAGTGGCCGATGAAGTGCGTTCGCTGGCGTCACGCACGCAGTCCTCGACCGAGCAGATTCAGCAGATCATCACCTCCCTGCGCGACAACGCCAACCGGGCTGTGCTGACGGCCAACAAAGGCGAGCAGATTTCTCTGGAAAGCGTCGCCAGCGTCGAAGCGGTGCAAAAGGCGCTGGACGGCATCAGCCAGGCCGTGAGCCGCATCACCGGCATGAGCCAGCAAATGGCTTCAGCGTCCGAAGAACAAAGCCACGTTGCGGAAAACATCAGCCAGCAAATCACCCGCATCGCCCAACTCTGCGACCAAAGCGCCGCCCAGGCGCAACAAGGCTCACAGATCAGCACCGAACTGGAAGAAATGGCGCAGTACCTGCACAGCCTGGCGGAACGGTTCAGCCGGTAG
- a CDS encoding acetate/propionate family kinase — translation MTDQSQPVLLVLNTGSSSIKFSLYNAAALTASGPQCLGNGSFEVRKDTERLIFQSTDSLAQKCEEWLRNDASPDRASPDSGTLANLMDWIERYTGGQICAAAHRVVHGGSRTHVAERVDAALIADMQALVPLAPLHQPLCLAPMTYLSREHGGLVQFACFDTAFHHTLDALETRFGLPAALTAQGVRRYGFHGLSYEYIASVLPHYDQRAAQGRTIVAHLGNGASLCAMHNRVSRGTTMGFSTLDGVLMGTRPGRLDPGVLLYLLRECGMSVQALEHLLYHECGLLGVSGGISSDMRELSASQAPEARDAIALFVRSVVREIGSLAAILGGIDALVFTGGIGEHACEVRDAIIDGCAWLGLTRDRVTPPRSAARLSRPDSAVSAWTIATDENAIIARHALGLLHDRT, via the coding sequence ATGACGGATCAATCGCAGCCCGTGCTGCTGGTGCTCAATACCGGTTCTTCCAGCATCAAGTTCTCTTTGTACAACGCGGCTGCGCTGACCGCGTCCGGGCCGCAGTGCCTGGGCAATGGCAGTTTCGAGGTGCGCAAGGACACCGAAAGGCTGATCTTCCAGAGCACTGACAGCCTTGCGCAAAAATGTGAGGAGTGGCTACGTAACGATGCCTCGCCAGACAGGGCCTCGCCAGACAGCGGCACGCTCGCCAACCTGATGGACTGGATCGAACGCTACACGGGCGGGCAAATCTGCGCCGCCGCGCACCGTGTCGTTCATGGCGGCAGCCGGACGCACGTCGCAGAGCGAGTCGATGCTGCGCTCATCGCTGACATGCAGGCGCTGGTTCCGCTGGCGCCCTTGCATCAGCCGTTGTGCCTGGCACCCATGACCTATTTGAGCCGTGAGCACGGCGGGCTGGTGCAATTCGCCTGTTTCGATACCGCGTTTCACCACACGCTGGACGCGCTCGAAACCCGTTTCGGCCTGCCTGCGGCGCTCACCGCGCAGGGCGTTCGGCGCTATGGCTTTCATGGCTTGTCTTACGAATACATCGCCAGCGTGCTCCCGCACTACGATCAGCGTGCGGCACAAGGGCGGACAATCGTTGCTCATCTGGGCAATGGCGCAAGTCTGTGCGCCATGCACAACCGGGTCAGTCGCGGCACAACCATGGGCTTCAGTACCCTGGACGGCGTGCTGATGGGCACGCGCCCCGGTCGCCTGGACCCGGGCGTGCTGCTGTATCTGCTGCGCGAATGCGGCATGAGTGTGCAGGCGCTGGAACATTTGCTGTATCACGAATGCGGGCTGCTGGGCGTTTCCGGTGGCATTTCCAGTGACATGCGCGAGTTGTCTGCCAGTCAGGCCCCTGAGGCGCGAGACGCCATCGCGCTGTTCGTTCGCAGTGTGGTGCGCGAGATAGGCAGCCTGGCCGCGATCTTGGGCGGTATCGATGCGCTGGTCTTTACCGGCGGCATCGGTGAGCACGCTTGTGAGGTGCGCGACGCGATTATTGACGGTTGCGCCTGGCTGGGTCTCACGCGCGACCGGGTTACACCGCCTCGATCTGCGGCCCGGCTGTCGCGCCCCGACAGCGCTGTTTCGGCCTGGACGATCGCCACCGACGAAAACGCCATCATCGCCCGCCATGCGCTCGGGCTGCTGCACGACCGCACCTGA
- a CDS encoding HNH endonuclease encodes MAIPAVEQKAINQALKKFDNEFRKQPEWTAWESNRSHKFAIRVDGQLYPAKKIVSLATGIAVHDFTGGRPTNGYLRARGFEIVDLRKAPRLEFIKGEIYDRRSEIHAPFGGSFQSGIAPSDKAPAVFLFTGSSGEQYGYRDEIDARGVYSYTGEGQTGDMTLTRGNLAIQTHAETGRSLHLFKALDKSKGQQYIGEFACAEISWTDGLDQKGNIRKIVIFHLVPAADLLAHEESPGENSETDHRELNTNVLRNRAYEAAIASASKSNITAVRTVYARSQTVKDYGDAEQLTRSHRPHFQAGFFQPAGLILRFSSRFLPSFC; translated from the coding sequence ATGGCTATTCCGGCGGTTGAACAAAAAGCTATCAATCAGGCACTAAAAAAATTCGATAATGAGTTCAGAAAGCAGCCTGAGTGGACTGCATGGGAATCGAATAGATCACATAAATTTGCTATCCGCGTTGATGGTCAGCTGTACCCCGCAAAAAAAATCGTGTCACTCGCGACTGGCATTGCCGTTCATGACTTTACCGGTGGCAGGCCGACAAATGGATATCTTCGCGCCCGAGGGTTCGAGATAGTCGATCTTCGAAAAGCGCCGAGACTCGAATTCATAAAGGGAGAAATATATGACCGTAGATCTGAGATCCACGCTCCTTTTGGTGGAAGTTTTCAGAGCGGGATAGCACCATCAGATAAAGCTCCCGCAGTATTTTTATTTACTGGTTCGTCAGGTGAACAATACGGGTATCGGGATGAAATAGACGCTCGCGGTGTTTACTCATATACAGGCGAGGGGCAGACCGGCGATATGACTCTAACTCGAGGAAATTTGGCTATTCAAACACATGCAGAAACCGGTCGATCACTGCATCTTTTCAAGGCACTTGATAAGAGTAAGGGACAACAATACATCGGTGAGTTTGCATGTGCGGAGATTTCGTGGACCGACGGCCTAGATCAAAAAGGAAACATCAGAAAAATTGTCATATTCCACCTAGTTCCTGCCGCAGATCTATTAGCCCATGAGGAAAGTCCAGGTGAGAATTCGGAAACTGATCACCGCGAATTAAACACTAATGTACTGCGCAACCGTGCGTATGAAGCAGCAATTGCATCGGCTAGCAAAAGCAATATAACAGCCGTTCGCACAGTATATGCTAGAAGCCAAACTGTGAAAGACTATGGAGACGCTGAACAATTAACCCGTTCGCACCGTCCCCATTTCCAAGCCGGTTTTTTTCAACCTGCCGGCCTTATTTTACGTTTCTCGAGCAGATTTCTGCCCTCATTTTGCTGA